Proteins from a genomic interval of Arachis hypogaea cultivar Tifrunner chromosome 10, arahy.Tifrunner.gnm2.J5K5, whole genome shotgun sequence:
- the LOC112716599 gene encoding E3 ubiquitin-protein ligase PUB23: protein MDNEIDVPPFFLCPISLEIMKDPVTVSTGITYDRESIETWLFSAKNNTCPVTKQQLSSSDFSDLTPNHTLRRLIQSWCTINASYGIQRIPTPKPPVNRNQISKLLKDASRSTTVNQIKCLRKLKSIASGSETNKRCMEAAGAVDFLASVVNNNIDCSSSDHHDDDDDDEALKNSPSDEALSMLYNLHVSEAGLKNLIGFKNGEFVNSLTRILQKGTYDSRAYAVFMLKSMCEVAEPVHLLHLRTELFVELVQVLKDQISHKATKAALHALIQISSWGRNRIRAAEAGTVAVLVELLLETKERKPCEMMLVLLEVLCQCAEGRAELLSHGAGLAIVSKKILRVSTMANDRAVRILLSVAKFSATPVVVQEMLKLGVVAKLCLSLQVDSGSKTKEKAREILKIHAKAWKNSPCIPTNLASAYPAFA from the coding sequence ATGGATAACGAGATCGACGTTCCTCCGTTCTTTCTCTGCCCAATCTCGCTTGAAATCATGAAGGATCCAGTAACCGTCTCCACCGGCATCACCTACGACAGAGAGAGCATCGAGACATGGCTCTTCTCCGCCAAGAACAACACCTGCCCCGTAACCAAGCAACAACTATCTTCTTCTGATTTCTCCGATCTAACTCCAAACCACACTCTTCGCCGATTGATTCAGTCATGGTGTACCATCAACGCTTCCTACGGCATCCAAAGGATTCCCACACCTAAACCACCGGTCAACAGAAACCAGATCTCAAAGCTCCTCAAAGATGCTTCCCGTTCCACCACCGTCAACCAGATCAAGTGTCTCAGAAAGCTCAAATCCATTGCTTCTGGAAGCGAAACAAACAAAAGGTGCATGGAAGCTGCTGGTGCCGTTGACTTCTTGGCTTCCGTTGTCAACAACAACATCGATTGTTCTTCTTCTGATCATCAcgacgacgatgatgatgatgaagcttTGAAGAATAGTCCCTCCGATGAAGCACTAAGCATGCTCTACAATCTTCATGTATCCGAAGCTGGATTGAAGAATCTCATAGGATTCAAGAACGGAGAGTTTGTGAATTCTCTAACGAGGATTTTGCAGAAAGGAACATACGATTCAAGAGCTTACGCAGTCTTCATGCTGAAATCAATGTGTGAGGTGGCTGAACCGGTTCACCTTCTTCACTTAAGAACCGAGTTATTCGTGGAGCTAGTTCAGGTTTTGAAGGACCAGATTTCTCACAAGGCAACAAAAGCCGCCCTCCACGCTCTGATCCAGATCTCTTCGTGGGGGAGAAACAGGATCAGAGCGGCAGAGGCCGGCACAGTTGCCGTTCTCGTGGAGCTTCTTCTCGAAACTAAAGAGAGGAAGCCCTGCGAGATGATGCTAGTTTTGTTAGAGGTGCTTTGCCAGTGTGCGGAGGGAAGAGCGGAGCTATTGAGCCATGGAGCGGGATTGGCCATTGTTTCGAAGAAGATTCTTAGGGTTTCGACGATGGCGAACGATAGGGCGGTGAGGATACTTTTGTCCGTGGCGAAATTCTCGGCGACGCCGGTGGTTGTTCAAGAGATGCTGAAGCTTGGTGTGGTGGCGAAGCTGTGCTTGAGTCTTCAGGTGGATAGTGGAAGCAAGACGAAGGAGAAGGCGAGGGAGATTCTCAAGATTCATGCTAAGGCATGGAAGAATTCTCCATGCATACCTACCAATTTGGCTTCTGCATACCCGGCTTTTgcttaa